In Ostrea edulis chromosome 6, xbOstEdul1.1, whole genome shotgun sequence, a single window of DNA contains:
- the LOC130047077 gene encoding uncharacterized protein LOC130047077 isoform X1 yields MSYQKFYTNPIQSSSLLCQLATMWKNDIMCDAVIRAGAITTKAHRVVMMAACPMLQSMDHVASGSQLEIRLSADIKLLSIQSFLQYLYEGFMMVTEDNYRDIEKIGRLLQVDSVIKCCADFCKTLTEKTRSLSSRDQYPYSFCDMIEFRHVRSSELQKTMSESHVKRSNDMPGYDNSVKRSKSRHNSGLTTITTTSNLLNQSKTHPNGNIIQDSLELIQTEPADTGGARHSIGVGVISHSERNKETSVIVPKGDCNDPAATAVMSSPPCTTAPCPSLNTMSRTLSSSLPNSPVRGQSRGLCSSAEPTSNTKNDGPRDLSDRTMVIASYQADSCEPNKCKGSEEHRPESGDRLCPDLSIVKVESRSHEEEEEANSRLREQEQVSADYRDSGGHKQRSRTESIDTDQQGIIRRSCDETAQNDALRCSSGSVIHRHSEAQPSCLQDTQDQQSAADHRSYYRLNHLGKLPKPHTVGSPPYTSTSATSSMFLSSLSGMSHLMLPMPIHHPITSKPSHTGLIDLSEDIEEIQKSGDNQPSAQHRLMYIPNRKPCTWCQIKGVKTKSGWYCYASYKCEVCDVPLCKQGRVCFLEYHKHIGIPESEIVNPNNDSNSSFIFDFNSKPIDRTQLKLW; encoded by the exons ATGAGTTACCAGAAGTTTTATACAAATCCAATCCAGTCCAGTTCCTTGCTGTGCCAGCTTGCGACCATGTGGAAGAATGACATCATGTGTGATGCTGTAATAAGGGCCGGCGCTATCACCACAAAG GCTCATAGGGTGGTTATGATGGCAGCATGCCCTATGCTTCAGTCGATGGATCATGTTGCATCAGGATCCCAGCTGGAAATTCGACTATCAGCAGACATTAAGCTTCTTTCCATCCAATCCTTCCTTCAGTACTTATACGAGGGATTCATGATGGTGACTGAAGACAACTACAGAGACATTGAAAAGATCGGGCGTCTCTTACAAGTGGACAGTGTCATTAAGTGCTGTGCAGATTTCTGTAAGACTCTCACAGAAAAAACAAGGTCTCTGTCCAGTAGAGACCAGTACCCCTACTCATTCTGTGACATGATTGAATTCCGACATGTCCGATCCTCAGAACTACAGaaaactatgtcagaaagtcATGTCAAAAGGTCAAATGATATGCCAGGGTATGACAACAGTGTCAAAAGAAGCAAATCAAGACACAACAGCGGTCTGACAACAATAACCACTACCAGTAACCTTCTCAACCAATCAAAAACTCACCCAAATGGAAATATTATACAGGACAGTTTGGAGCTCATACAGACAGAGCCGGCAGATACTGGGGGAGCACGTCATAGTATTGGGGTGGGGGTGATCAGTCACAGTGAAAGAAATAAAGAGACTAGTGTCATCGTCCCAAAAGGAGATTGTAATGACCCTGCTGCCACTGCTGTGATGAGCAGTCCTCCTTGTACAACTGCACCCTGTCCGTCTCTCAACACAATGTCTAGAACTCTGTCGTCATCCCTACCTAACAGTCCTGTCAGGGGACAGTCGCGTGGCCTCTGTTCCTCGGCAGAACCGACCTCTAACACAAAGAATGATGGTCCGCGGGACTTAAGTGATAGAACGATGGTGATTGCCAGTTATCAGGCCGACTCCTGCGAACCCAATAAATGTAAAGGTTCTGAGGAACACAG gccAGAGTCCGGTGACCGGCTTTGTCCCGATTTGAGTATTGTGAAGGTGGAATCAAGATCCcatgaggaggaggaggaggcaAACAGCAGGCTCAGGGAGCAGGAGCAAGTATCAGCCGATTATAGGGACAGTGGAGGTCACAAACAGAGGTCAAGGACAGAGAGCATTGACACAGATCAGCAGGGAATCATCAGGAGGTCGTGCGATGAAACAGCACAGAATGACGCTTTGAGATGTTCCTCTGGTAGTGTAATTCATCGACATTCGGAGGCCCAGCCATCTTGCCTGCAGGATACCCAGGATCAACAGTCTGCTGCTGATCACAGAAGCTATTACAGATTAAATCATCTAG GTAAACTGCCCAAACCGCACACGGTCGGATCCCCTCCTTACACATCAACGTCTGCCACCTCTTCCATGTTCCTATCTTCGTTGTCTGGCATGTCCCACTTAATGCTACCGATGCCTATCCACCACCCCATCACTTCTAAACCATCACATACAGGACTGATCGACCTCTCCGAGGACATCGAGGAGATCCAAAAATCCGGGGACAACCAGCCTTCAGCACAACACAGACTGATGTACATCCCCAACAGGAAGCCATGCACCTGGTGCCAGATTAAGGGGGTGAAGACCAAGTCTGGCTGGTATTGTTATGCCAGTTATAAGTGTGAAGTCTGTGATGTTCCTCTATGTAAACAAGGCAGAGTGTGTTTTCTGGAGTACCACAAACATATAGGGATCCCAGAATCAGAGATTGTCAATCCTAACAATGACTCAAATAGTTCATTTATCTTTGATTTTAACTCAA AGCCAATAGATCGTACACAGCTAAAGTTATGGTGA
- the LOC130047077 gene encoding uncharacterized protein LOC130047077 isoform X2 — protein sequence MSYQKFYTNPIQSSSLLCQLATMWKNDIMCDAVIRAGAITTKAHRVVMMAACPMLQSMDHVASGSQLEIRLSADIKLLSIQSFLQYLYEGFMMVTEDNYRDIEKIGRLLQVDSVIKCCADFCKTLTEKTRSLSSRDQYPYSFCDMIEFRHVRSSELQKTMSESHVKRSNDMPGYDNSVKRSKSRHNSGLTTITTTSNLLNQSKTHPNGNIIQDSLELIQTEPADTGGARHSIGVGVISHSERNKETSVIVPKGDCNDPAATAVMSSPPCTTAPCPSLNTMSRTLSSSLPNSPVRGQSRGLCSSAEPTSNTKNDGPRDLSDRTMVIASYQADSCEPNKCKGSEEHRPESGDRLCPDLSIVKVESRSHEEEEEANSRLREQEQVSADYRDSGGHKQRSRTESIDTDQQGIIRRSCDETAQNDALRCSSGSVIHRHSEAQPSCLQDTQDQQSAADHRSYYRLNHLGKLPKPHTVGSPPYTSTSATSSMFLSSLSGMSHLMLPMPIHHPITSKPSHTGLIDLSEDIEEIQKSGDNQPSAQHRLMYIPNRKPCTWCQIKGVKTKSGWYCYASYKCEVCDVPLCKQGRVCFLEYHKHIGIPESEIVNPNNDSNSSFIFDFNSSK from the exons ATGAGTTACCAGAAGTTTTATACAAATCCAATCCAGTCCAGTTCCTTGCTGTGCCAGCTTGCGACCATGTGGAAGAATGACATCATGTGTGATGCTGTAATAAGGGCCGGCGCTATCACCACAAAG GCTCATAGGGTGGTTATGATGGCAGCATGCCCTATGCTTCAGTCGATGGATCATGTTGCATCAGGATCCCAGCTGGAAATTCGACTATCAGCAGACATTAAGCTTCTTTCCATCCAATCCTTCCTTCAGTACTTATACGAGGGATTCATGATGGTGACTGAAGACAACTACAGAGACATTGAAAAGATCGGGCGTCTCTTACAAGTGGACAGTGTCATTAAGTGCTGTGCAGATTTCTGTAAGACTCTCACAGAAAAAACAAGGTCTCTGTCCAGTAGAGACCAGTACCCCTACTCATTCTGTGACATGATTGAATTCCGACATGTCCGATCCTCAGAACTACAGaaaactatgtcagaaagtcATGTCAAAAGGTCAAATGATATGCCAGGGTATGACAACAGTGTCAAAAGAAGCAAATCAAGACACAACAGCGGTCTGACAACAATAACCACTACCAGTAACCTTCTCAACCAATCAAAAACTCACCCAAATGGAAATATTATACAGGACAGTTTGGAGCTCATACAGACAGAGCCGGCAGATACTGGGGGAGCACGTCATAGTATTGGGGTGGGGGTGATCAGTCACAGTGAAAGAAATAAAGAGACTAGTGTCATCGTCCCAAAAGGAGATTGTAATGACCCTGCTGCCACTGCTGTGATGAGCAGTCCTCCTTGTACAACTGCACCCTGTCCGTCTCTCAACACAATGTCTAGAACTCTGTCGTCATCCCTACCTAACAGTCCTGTCAGGGGACAGTCGCGTGGCCTCTGTTCCTCGGCAGAACCGACCTCTAACACAAAGAATGATGGTCCGCGGGACTTAAGTGATAGAACGATGGTGATTGCCAGTTATCAGGCCGACTCCTGCGAACCCAATAAATGTAAAGGTTCTGAGGAACACAG gccAGAGTCCGGTGACCGGCTTTGTCCCGATTTGAGTATTGTGAAGGTGGAATCAAGATCCcatgaggaggaggaggaggcaAACAGCAGGCTCAGGGAGCAGGAGCAAGTATCAGCCGATTATAGGGACAGTGGAGGTCACAAACAGAGGTCAAGGACAGAGAGCATTGACACAGATCAGCAGGGAATCATCAGGAGGTCGTGCGATGAAACAGCACAGAATGACGCTTTGAGATGTTCCTCTGGTAGTGTAATTCATCGACATTCGGAGGCCCAGCCATCTTGCCTGCAGGATACCCAGGATCAACAGTCTGCTGCTGATCACAGAAGCTATTACAGATTAAATCATCTAG GTAAACTGCCCAAACCGCACACGGTCGGATCCCCTCCTTACACATCAACGTCTGCCACCTCTTCCATGTTCCTATCTTCGTTGTCTGGCATGTCCCACTTAATGCTACCGATGCCTATCCACCACCCCATCACTTCTAAACCATCACATACAGGACTGATCGACCTCTCCGAGGACATCGAGGAGATCCAAAAATCCGGGGACAACCAGCCTTCAGCACAACACAGACTGATGTACATCCCCAACAGGAAGCCATGCACCTGGTGCCAGATTAAGGGGGTGAAGACCAAGTCTGGCTGGTATTGTTATGCCAGTTATAAGTGTGAAGTCTGTGATGTTCCTCTATGTAAACAAGGCAGAGTGTGTTTTCTGGAGTACCACAAACATATAGGGATCCCAGAATCAGAGATTGTCAATCCTAACAATGACTCAAATAGTTCATTTATCTTTGATTTTAACTCAAGTAAGTAG